A section of the Acanthochromis polyacanthus isolate Apoly-LR-REF ecotype Palm Island chromosome 13, KAUST_Apoly_ChrSc, whole genome shotgun sequence genome encodes:
- the mmp13b gene encoding collagenase 3: MIALLLLLGLVAHSSTLPLPSENRDNYLLAEKYLRRLYGLPAGLQGRHTSSGAFQTKIKEMQRFFNLKVTGNLDDNTLELMKLARCGVPDIGEYNHFPRHLKWQNNNVTFRILNYTPDLKKADVDRAIRNALNVWADVTPLTFKKLYHGNADIMISFGSKEHGDYNPFDGPNGLLAHAYPPGQGIGGDTHFDEDEHWTKDSSAYNLFIVAAHELGHALGMSHSSDPGALMYPIYSYATGYPLTEDDIEGIQALYGPNPDARKVKPKPDAPNKCDPELSFDAVTELRGETIIFKDRFYWRIHPQMPEPEQTLIKSTWPSIPNKVDAAYENSEKDLVIIFSGIRMWALNGYDLVDGYPKYIHKLGLPKSIRKIDAAVHIKDTGKTLLFTDEDYWSYDEAAGSMDSGYPRSIEDDFPGMDDEIDAAAYHYGYLYFFHEHIQYEYSYSSRKVIRILRTNSILNC, encoded by the exons ATGATagctttgctgctgctgctggggctGGTCGCTCACTCCTCAACTCTACCGCTGCCGTCTGAAAATAGAGACAACTATCTCTTAGCTGAG AAATACCTTCGTCGCCTCTATGGACTTCCAGCTGGTCTCCAAGGTAGACACACGTCTTCAGGTGCCTTTCAAACCAAGATCAAGGAAATGCAGAGATTCTTCAATCTCAAG GTGACAGGGAATCTGGATGACAACACTTTGGAGCTGATGAAGCTGGCCAGATGTGGCGTCCCAGATATCGGAGAGTACAACCACTTCCCCCGGCACCTCAAATGGCAAAATAACAACGTCACATTCAG GATATTGAATTATACACCCGACCTGAAGAAGGCTGATGTAGACAGAGCCATCCGCAATGCGCTGAATGTCTGGGCTGATGTCACCCCTCTGACTTTTAAGAAGCTGTACCACGGCAATGCTGACATTATGATCAGCTTCGGATCAAAAG AGCATGGAGACTACAACCCTTTTGACGGACCTAATGGACTGCTGGCTCATGCCTACCCTCCTGGCCAAGGCATTGGAGGAGACACTCACTTTGATGAGGATGAACACTGGACCAAAGACTCATCAG CTTACAACCTGTTTATAGTGGCCGCCCATGAGTTGGGCCACGCCCTCGGTATGTCCCACTCCTCAGACCCAGGCGCCCTCATGTACCCCATCTACTCATACGCTACTGGCTACCCACTCACTGAAGATGACATCGAAGGCATTCAGGCTCTCTATG GTCCCAACCCAGATGCAAGGAAAGTGAAGCCAAAGCCTGACGCTCCAAACAAATGTGACCCAGAGCTGAGTTTTGATGCCGTCACAGAGCTCAGAGGAGaaaccatcatcttcaaggaCAG GTTCTACTGGCGTATCCATCCTCAGATGCCGGAGCCTGAACAGACTCTGATCAAGTCCACATGGCCCTCCATCCCAAACAAAGTGGATGCAGCTTACGAGAACTCAGAGAAGGATTTAGTCATCATATTTAGCG GGATCCGAATGTGGGCTTTGAATGGGTATGACCTCGTGGATGGCTACCCGAAGTACATACACAAACTTGGCCTTCCCAAGAGCATAAGGAAAATAGATGCAGCTGTGCACATTAAAGACACGGGAAAGACTCTGCTCTTCACCGATGAAGACTACTGGAG CTATGATGAAGCTGCAGGCAGCATGGACAGTGGCTACCCACGATCCATTGAGGACGACTTTCCTGGAATGGATGACGAGATCGACGCTGCCGCTTATCATTATG GATACTTGTATTTCTTCCATGAGCACATTCAGTACGAGTACAGCTACTCCTCCAGGAAGGTCATTCGCATCCTGAGGACCAACTCCATTCTCAACTGCTGA